Sequence from the Bos javanicus breed banteng chromosome 11, ARS-OSU_banteng_1.0, whole genome shotgun sequence genome:
TCATATTTGCCCTCGTCCATAGCATTTAATCATATTTTGTCCTGTATTTTAGTTATTTATGCAATTATCTGCTTCTCAATTCAACTGTGTGAACTCTAATGGCAAATTTATTCCAGAAATAGAATACACCCAAGAAGCAGAACCTCAGATGACTGTTGAACCAAATTAGAGTGCCAATGAAAAAAACAGCAACTCAAAGTCTTAATCCAGCTTCACAGCGGGGTAAGAAACAAACGGAGTGCTGGCAGAACCTACTCCCCACCTTTTGGTAAATGTCACTTTATTAAAAAGTCTCCAAACACAGCTAAAACTCTTTTCATTCAAGGAAAATAATAGTTTCCATTCTCACAGGCATATAGGATGAAATGAAGTACCTAGGTAAAATACTCAATACTGGACCTGTGATATAATTTTTGGCATGCAATTTTAcatcttcctctttttcctccaaTGTAGCCTGATTATCCAGTCCTGCTCTAACACTTCCTTGCCTTAAAATCTTCCACAGTTCCCCATCACCTCACCTATGGGATTCAAAGTCCAAATTGCTCAGTCTGCCCCTGTGAAAGTCGCAACCGAGCCCTACCTCAGCCTCAGGTACCTCTCCAGGCTCAGTCACTGTTGCTTTCCACCAAGAGTCACATCAAACAGCAAAACACAAAATTCTGCTAAGCCTTCTCGATCTTCTGAGCTTTTGCCTCTAATACGGTCATTTAAAAGTATGGCTCTAAAATTCACAACTGGGTTCATATTGTAGCTCTACAGTGTGAGGTGTGACCATGGGCAAATCACTTCTCTCAGGATTTTATCTATAACGTGGAGAGATCAATTATATCCTCACCTGGCTGGGAGGAGTCTATGAATTAATGTCTGTTGTTAGCATCCTGCCTGAGTCTAGTGTTTGCTATAATTAGTATTATCGGTCTTCACTTCTCACAGCTCTAACTACACTGTACTGTAACTGAACTGTTTCCCTGTTAGATTATAAACTCCCTGATGTCAGGGTCTATCTCATTTTCCAGTGTATGTGCATATGGTAATTATTCAAATGACAGCTCTTGAGGAAATGAATGCTTTAAATGATCTTTTACCAAACACTTTCCCAGGCTGTTAGCAAATTCGCTCTCCAATACTATCTCCTTTTTCTCCGGCTTTCGAGCTCCATTCCAACGCACTCTGCAGCGACAAGGCTACTTTAAGGTGACTGTCTCTCTCCCTCGACTGTGAGCACCCGGGGCTGTACACTCACTTTGCAGAGACGTTTGAGTACTAAGTGACATGAAGTAAAAGGACCCTGGTTGGTGCTTAATAAGAAATACCACTATTATTCACGTAAAGGAGAAGCAGGTTGCTGCCGGGAAGCGGAGAGTTCTCGAGCTACTGAAAGATGGGTCTCCCCGAGCTGACGGGGGCACGTCCGAGGGTCAACCTGTGTACATGTTGAGGGCACTGGGTTGGGATGGGAGGTCCGGGGCCCAGGGTCCGCTGAGTGCAAGCCCGGCTGGGCCTAGGCCCGGGAAGCTGCAGCCCTGTGCCCCGCTTGCCTTCCTCCGGACGAGTCTCACCTCCTGCACTTTCAGATCCTCCAGAGAGGGCAGCTCCACTATCCCCGGCATGATGGCTGTAGCCGCGACCCCGAGGAGGTGCCCGCTGCCGCGTCTCCCCCGTCTCCTTGAACTCCCCTTCCGAACTCGGAGGCCACCTAGCGTCTGCGcaggcgcggcggcggcggcacgCAGGCGCACTGCTTTGCCCAACCACAAGCCACGGAGCCTGCGCAAAGCCGGGAAGTTCCCAGTCCCTAGGGGCGGGGCTTCTTCTCGGCCACGCCCATCCCTCCTGGTTGTCATGGTGAGGCAGGATGCGCTGAGTCTCAGGTGTCCCAAAGACTGGAAGCTAGAGACAGGCGCCATGGAGTACACGGGGAGCCAATATATTGGGGAATTTGTAGATGGCAGGTAAGGGCTTCGTTTGATTCAGTACGTCCTTGAACATCCGTGACTGGAAAAAGACGACGGTCTTTTTGTCCCTGCAAAGGACTTTGTATCAGACGCGTtctcaatttttttcccttttaaacttCAGGACAACTCTTTTAGGTCGGAatgtttattcccattttacagttaagGTAAATGAGATCCAGAGAAGtgaagtaacttgttcaaggacGTATATTCTAATTAACAGCAGAGCTGAGATACATCCattccatgtatatatgtgtgtctgctATCTGCCAGTATTAGGTACAGGGATAAGAATATTAAAACTGTCAAGATCCTTGCTCTCATGCAGCTTATTGTCTAGTTAGCATATTGCCAACAAACAGAGAAGATAATTTCAGATGGTGGCTTTGCTTGAATCTTCCctcctcacagcaaccctatgaGATAGATACCCCCACTATACAGATGGAAAAAGTGAGGCACAAAGTAGTTGCATAACATGCCCAAAGTCACCTAGTTGGCACTTGACAGAGTTTAGAGATGAAAACTAGGTCTGCCTCCAGAGCCCACAATCTTTCTATTATAGAGTCTCGCTGCTGAGCCCCTGCAGAGGATGTGTCTAGTTGGAACAATCCtagaaggcttcatggaggagatAATATTTGAAATGGGCCCTGAAGGTTGAGTAGGATCTAGGTGGTTGGAGATGCAAGGTGAAGAATattttcaggcagagggaacagcatgagcAATAGCTCAGAGGGCTTATATATGAAGGAGAGAGCAAGCAGTTCAGTTTCACTGGAGTGTAGGATGTGCCTAGGGGAGAGTGGGAACCCAAGCTGGACAGGGTGGAGTCTGTGCTCTGGTGTAGAGAGATTTGAATACTCTGTACAATTCTGTGGGTGGGAGGAGACATGGATAGACCCTTGGTAGTGCTGGACATTAGGAAATCTAATTTATTTCATCTCTGTATCCCTCCTCCTAGTACATATGTctggtaggcactcagtaaatgttagccaCATGAATGAATAAGAGAATGAATGgttgactgaataatatttgagATATGGTCATCATGCCCTTGTTAAGGATTAACATCTTTATTATAAAGGagctctttttgttcttttaaatttactttgaaTTTAAAATGAAGGCTTATTacctttggtgttttttttttttttttggctatgctgcatggcttgtgggatcttagttccccaaccagagattgaacctggccctcagcagtgagaatgcagagttctaaccactggactgctaggaaatTCCAAGACTTTTTGccttcaatgaaaaaagaaaaatgaaaggggagggggaagggagggggaggagtaaaggaagaatagaaagagggagggagtgagggagagTGGAGGTAGGGAGAGCAGATCAGAGCCCATTGCCGTTGTCCCAGTAAAAGGCAGCAGGACCCTGGGCCAAGGCAGAAGCAGTAGGGCTGCgagagagaaaaaatgtagaAGTTTGGGGATTTCATTGCCAGGACCTGGCAACTGATTGGCTCCTGGTCCCACTTAGAGACTGCTTTCAGTCCAGCCCAGAGCCCAGCTCCAGGCTTTGAGCCTGGAGATTGAGAACACTGAGGAGGATCTGCTTTGGGAGAGGAGAGGATGAGTTCTGTTTGGGGTGGGCTGGAGATGTCTGTAGGTGGTCTGAACAATAACATctaagttacattaaaaaaaaataataggggAGATGTAAAATTTCAGAGATGCGTTTATATGGAGACTGTGTTTAGAAATAACAGATATAATCTCAAGCCAAGAGGTAGAGGGATGAAGATGTTCTCTCTCCTTGTATGTCTTGcagcaaaataaaagcaaattagtTTTTAAGATCTTCTGCTATAGTTTCATAGCCGTTACTGCAGTAATTTTGCAGAAGTGtctttatccctattttacagatgagaaacccaGGCTTAGAGAGGTAGAGGTCATACAAGACATAGAGAGGTGGGGCCAGGCCTGGACTCCAGGCCTGCCTGGCTCAGAAGCTGTGCTTAACCACAGTGCTGTCCTGTTTGGGGCCTGTGTATGGTGGCAAATTCTGTTACCCACTCAGTAAGTTCACTAgttcttctgtttccttcattCTTTACTTAGTAGATGTTCCCCAGCACCTATTTAAGAAGGAACATGTTTCTAGGAGCTGAGAATACCAAAGTCTTCCTTTCAAGTAGCTTGATTACATAGGAGAGATGAAATGTACAATTATGATACAAGGCAGAAAGTGCTAGGCATCCAACAGAAgtacaaacaaaaccaaaaataagttTAGAGTTAGAAGAGATGAATTCCAGCCAGTGgggaaaaacagagaaggcatgaatgaaggaatgaaagcATGTTTCTTAAGCTCTCACTGTATATCAGGCCCTTTACTAGGAAAACTGTTATTAGTATCTGGGTTCATCTTGGGCATTAATCTCAGCCATCTCCCCTGTGAAGCAAGTGATCATCTGGTCCAGGCAGTAGGCTGCCTCTTAGTCCCATAGGGGCCTCTCTTCCCCTGCAGGGCACTGATCAAGCATTGTGCAGTTGTTTAGCTAAGTCCGTCACTAGACTGTGAGCCTTGTCAAGGACAAGGACTGCATCTACCTTGATCACTGTTGTGTCTGTAGTATTGCATCCAATAGAGTAGACTCAGCAAGGTGCCTGGCATTTAGCAggtgttctataaatatttgttggaataaaggaaggaaggaaagcagagGCTTAGGAAAGTCTCCAAGATGGTACATCTAGGATATGATGAAGTGAGACTAAATTCTTGTTTCCTCAGGTGCATACGTTTTCCCAGTTTCCTACTTGGGGTGCAGTGGGCAGGGGTGGGCTGGTTGTGGGGAATGGAGAAGACCCGGAATCAGCTCCCAGAAAGCCTGGTCCCTGTCTCTGCTTCACAGTGCTTGCTGTGTGGCTTTGAGCACATtgttcccctctctgggcctccagaaGGGGACTTCCATGGGCAGCATGAACTCTGGGACGGCCCCTACTTGAGAGCGAGGGAGAACAAATAGACCAACTTTTGCATTCCCTTCAACACACAGCCCCTCTTACTTTTGAGTTCTAAGGGGAACCTTTTTGTTTCTGAACAGAATAGTGCAGGGACAGTTACATCGGGGGACCCTGAGGTGTTGGCTCTCCTGCACCCCTACCTCTGACCCTCCAGTTGCCATGAGGGTTCAGTGACTTCTTTTTGTCCTTACAGGATGGAGGGTGACGCCGAATACATCCTCCCAACTGAAACAAAATACATTGGGGAAATGAAGGACGGCATGTTTCATGGCCAAGGAACCTTGTACTTCCCCAATGGGAGCCGATTTGATGCGGTTTGGGAGAAAGGGTTGGTTGTAAAGGTAAtcaggtggggaggggaaagCCTCAGACGGGAAGAGCCCCCAACAGGCACCCTGCcctctcctctgctgccctcctctcctgcctcttgATCTCCAGGGCTCTGGAACCTTCTCCCTACCTATCCAGAAGGCCCCTGGAGAAGCCATAATGAGTCTGAATCCTCTTATGCcaccaactgtgtgaccttgggcccaTGACCTACCCTTTCTGAGACTCCTGTTTCTTATCTGTACACTGAGTACAGTAGTTGCATTAGTATgatattgctgctgtaacaaattactgtcAACCCAGTGCCTTCAAATGACAGAAACTTCTTATCTTTTAGTTCTGGACATCAGAAGTCTAAAACAGGTCAGCAGTgctgcattccttctggaggctaTGTGGGAGGATCCACTTCCTTGACTTTTCCAGCTCGTGGAAGCTGcatgcattccttggctcatggccatGCATCCCTCTGATCTTCACTTCCGTCATCACATCTCCTCTCCCTCTGCTTTTGTCATCGTCTCGTCTTTTTTCCCTCTGGCCCTCTTGCTTCCCTCTTAAGAGAACCCATATGATTACACTGGACCAtatagataatccaggataatctccccactccaggatccttaaCTTAATCCCACCTGCAGAGtctcttttgccatgtaaggttaACATTCATAGGCTCAACAATTAGATGTGGACATCTTCGGGGGATTGCAAGTCTGCCGGCCACAAGAGTACGAGGCATCTCCTTAGGATGGTTATGAGAATAAATGAGGCAGTGTGTGTGAGTACTCTActcagtacctggcacacagtaggcactcagtaagtcCTAACTCCACCATTACAATCAGATGACTTATCAGTCATCTAAGTCAAGAGTTCTTAGCCTGGGATTTGTGGGCCAGAGATAGAATTCAGGATGTCAGTGAAATCTCCTGATGTATATACAAAAGCTTCTGTGCATATGGAACTCAAATTTCCCGAGAGAAAGAATCTATAACTTTCATGGGTTTCATTATGGGTAGGTACAGGGGCTGGCTCATAACCTAAAAAAAGGTTAAGAAACACTCCTTGCTTTTCAGCTTGGAGAATCTAAGCCCCAGGAAAGGGAtgtgacttacccaaggtcaccctGTGAATTAATAGTATTGGAATTTCCACCCATGTTTCCTGATGCCCAGGCCAATGCAATGTACACATCCTGAGGCTTCCTTTAGCACTAAGGCAGCAAAAGACGAATGTACATGTTTGGACAAAGAGCTGTGACTGAGGGCCCTGACCTTTCTAGCCATGATAACAATAAAAGAATAACAGTAACATGTATTGAGTGTTTGTTACATGCCAGCCCAAGGCTAAATGCTCTTCATGAACTGTCTCACTGAATTTCATTGAATCAGTTCTATTAAACATACAGCATGATTTTCCAACTGAATGCGGGAGGAAACCGAGGGCCACCAAGGGTAGGtcatctgcccaaggtcacacagtgagccAGACACACAACTCAGGACTTACAATCATGCCTCCCAGTCACCACAGCTGTAGCAGCTGTGATAGTGATCACTTCAGTGAAAACACTACCCCTTCCATTGAGTTCCATCCTTCTTGGCAAGTGGGCTGTGGCTTCCTCAGACCCACGTGTGTGCACCTCATCTTCCAGGGCACGTACACCTTCTCAGACGGCCTGCAGTATGACACTGAGAACTGGCATTACTGTGACAGCTACGATCGGAGGTTTTACACCGAGATCTGCTACGGCTTGAAGCCTGCAGGTACCCAAGCATCCTCACTTCCCTTCACACTCAGATGGAAAGGGAGATGAAAGATGGATCTAAAGAAGTGAGTTGGGTCCCTTTGAAGTAACCcacccaaaggagaggagagaggagcaggACCGCAGGATTCGACCAAGGTCTAGAACCAGAAAGACCAGTCCTCAAATCTCAGATCCCCTGTACCAGCCAGGGACCAAGGGCAGGGcactcacctctctgagcctcagtttctcccccTGCAATATGGGACAATAGCTTCATTTACCTTACAAGTCTTAGAAATAAGATCACACGTGTAAAGTGTTTACAGCAGTGTCTTGCATGCACAGTAGGCGCGTGGTACACCTCAGCTGCCGTTATTCATCAGATCAGCTGCAACACACATGGGGCATCCCTCATGGACCGTGTGCTCTGTGTATTGAGGGCTGGGTGAGGCTTTCTGTCATCTCTGTCACAATGAATCTCCAGATGACCCTGCCATGTCAGCTTCCTAGTCCCATGTCACAGAGGAAGAAGCTGAGGCCATGGAGCTCAAGCATGTTTCGAGTGGCAGAGCTCGCATGGGAGCCCATGTCTTCCTCTCTGAGGTCCCTACATCACATTGCCTCCCTGGAAAAATCAAGTTCCATCACAGAGGGGGACAATGGGGCCTAGAGTCTGTATCCAGAGAGTGGCAGCTTCAGGGGCTCCTCTGTGTTTCTGAGACTCGTGTGAGGTCAGCTGAACCTCAAGAGGCAAGATTTAGGCACAGCCCAGACAAATAATATGGGGAAGTGACCtgtaaactgtaaaaaaaaaaaaaaaaaaaaaatcctgacttAGAGGTAGTATGGTGGCATTGACAGAGCAGAGAGCTGGAAGGTCGGGGTTGGAGTCCCTGCATTCCCCTCAATAGCTGGATGAGCCTAGGGAGCTCAACTCCCCAAGGACAGAAAGCACTTGGGGTTGGGGTCCAGATGCCCTGAGCGCAGACCCTGGCTTTGTGACCAGGTGAGCCGCCTCCTCTCGCTTGGCTTCCCTGACACCTCACCCTCCCACTTTCTTCCTATCCCATCTCCTTGCCagctccccccccccaccccaattaTTAATTCTGGGGTTTACCACGGCTCTCTGGCTTAGGCcctcttctgtttttgttctgtATCTTCTCTCTACAAGTTGATTCACATCTAAgccttcatttgttgttgttgttcagtcgctcagtcgtgtccgactcttcgtgaccccatggaccatagcacgccaggcctccctgtccctcactgtctccctgagtttgctcagactcgtgtccactgagttggtgatgccatccagccatcccatcctctgttgtcctcttctccttttgccttcatttagTTGAAATCAAAATCCATGAGCCTCAGATTCCTGCATCCTGTTTCCCCAACACCTCCACAGGGTCA
This genomic interval carries:
- the MORN5 gene encoding MORN repeat-containing protein 5 isoform X3, with product MVRQDALSLRCPKDWKLETGAMEYTGSQYIGEFVDGRMEGDAEYILPTETKYIGEMKDGMFHGQGTLYFPNGSRFDAVWEKGLVVKGTYTFSDGLQYDTENWHYCDSYDRRFYTEICYGLKPAGISQLTNMDPPRKIPPGCYDCGDGFYNPNTRIVKDYNYRFLRNAGLPLKRLQLH
- the MORN5 gene encoding MORN repeat-containing protein 5 isoform X2, whose translation is MVRQDALSLRCPKDWKLETGAMEYTGSQYIGEFVDGRMEGDAEYILPTETKYIGEMKDGMFHGQGTLYFPNGSRFDAVWEKGLVVKGTYTFSDGLQYDTENWHYCDSYDRRFYTEICYGLKPAGISQLTNMDPPRKIPPGCYDCGDGFYNPNTRIVKDYNYRFLRNAGVPGTRGNSAML
- the MORN5 gene encoding MORN repeat-containing protein 5 isoform X1; this translates as MVRQDALSLRCPKDWKLETGAMEYTGSQYIGEFVDGRMEGDAEYILPTETKYIGEMKDGMFHGQGTLYFPNGSRFDAVWEKGLVVKGTYTFSDGLQYDTENWHYCDSYDRRFYTEICYGLKPAGISQLTNMDPPRKIPPGCYDCGDGFYNPNTRIVKDYNYRFLRNADDDEHEWIVRTCRKGWDETMGPEPKS
- the MORN5 gene encoding MORN repeat-containing protein 5 isoform X4, with amino-acid sequence MVRQDALSLRCPKDWKLETGAMEYTGSQYIGEFVDGRMEGDAEYILPTETKYIGEMKDGMFHGQGTLYFPNGSRFDAVWEKGLVVKVSLNSPIWTHLERSLQAVTTAETASITRTRG